In Porites lutea chromosome 9, jaPorLute2.1, whole genome shotgun sequence, a single window of DNA contains:
- the LOC140949021 gene encoding uncharacterized protein, with protein sequence MSKWLDICLGKPVDNVVLQFIRQDVQLLSDSFNEYREEQFKKICVTIDLFKSVLDRAVVSIQQKQCVLEKTCEGLRGNQVLMKQEIMQIEKDEKMHWETTQELKRSYRELKNRSSFVQKDLEKLTAIANSRSSCEDYNQPVFDAPVRNKWFVGRENELERIEKCLSLDEIGRLKMCALCGLGGCGKTALATHLSWKRKTKYEGGVFWFSLEDDKKFENSVAELALRLGILANSFDLTLSKILAWISGRKKPWLLVLDDVDQLVLSEQMHKVLSGMWKRQAGGHVLLTTRREPKEVFQAIDLESTCCFEISALPKNDAKQFLISRCGETADEREEQLDELLQELGCLPLALEQAGAHIKALECSISNYLQEYKVQRLNLLSQHPRSKPAWDFESKSRLAVHTTWLMNFEYVKRSPHGLMASRFMNVAAFLEPTEIPEELIVPSLLSVDDPSCKNSKLPLIKNHIAEILTKFSLFQRKSTKSLSLHRLVQEVIRNRMTVEEVASSLHGAVKILHQSFRDCPSPDQIILDITKSVKKQPSSVVTNPSRFHRWSKLTSHASEVQQHVKTFLNQQGIGREVKLMVLTPETSRIVYENAVKLSVYGHQEKAKETEHFAFQIMDSSTSTNVASGTEEVRKLFPHTLPLPQFIQKTILYSSRPPIEIPKCASYKEYQYDLEDEKRIRGNKFFKEGRFSEAVKAYTEALEASKGTKHLDPRLLNNRATAYLKLAKYEECLQDSQEYIKTLPNCWKGYTRKALALNGLGQKRSARCCAAIAYYHDARSCRLYGDFISVFKNLDGHWTVVDSTETLHEALNENMNYFTGKAILLLKDNHYEIRKDFFSILDMSLVAISNNAAVTLASNLLLVTGICYFQNLSFQLKGSVAIHSHASVEFDHCTFHSTSTDEPAVIVNGKAVLLECKIKDSKGGGLVVCGSSAFGTLVKCHVSGNGSKPTLSAGIKVLNQGSLAVQECLIYGNTEGIHVDGTRIEGVLAKEAQVTRCDIYDNRYEGIIVAGHPDTTSDVVNIQENKIYHNGGFGVRVSFCANCVLFQRNMVFENYWWGVWVQCNSGGYYEGNTICNNKMGGLRVGKQSPGKLSCVIENNVIHGNCGPAFHEGLRYFEFYSFPSELKPLFMNQRLEGLKKLYGQDERQDHSGGELQSNVVIDVEMSIPNVVKCKFISSNHCFQNCRNQNQLKSTESNISCAYCFRSDVPLKTCQRCMTAKYCGKGCQKLHWERHK encoded by the exons atgtctaaat GGCTTGACATATGCCTTGGTAAACCAGTGGATAATGTTGTGCTACAGTTCATACGCCAGGATGTACAGCTGCTTTCTGATTCCTTCAATGAATACAGAGAAGAGCAATTTAAGAAGATATGCGTTACCATTGATTTATTCAAGTCGGTATTAGATAGGGCTGTTGTctcaattcaacaaaagcaatgTGTTCTAGAGAAAACTTGTGAGGGACTTCGGGGCAATCAAGTTTTGATGAAACAAGAGATAATGCAGATAGAAAAAGACGAGAAGATGCACTGGGAAACGACACAGGAATTGAAACGCAGCTATAGAGAGTTAAAAAACAGAAGCTCATTTGTCCAAAAAGATCTAGAAAAGTTGACGGCAATAGCAAACAGCAGGTCATCTTGCGAAGATTACAATCAGCCTGTGTTTGATGCCCCTGTGCGTAATAAATGGTTTGTAGGAAGAGAGAACGAATTGGAGAGAATTGAAAAATGCCTTTCATTGGATGAAATTGGAAGACTTAAGATGTGTGCTTTGTGTGGTCTTGGAGGTTGTGGAAAAACCGCTTTGGCAACTCACCTTTCCTGGAAACGCAAGACAAAATATGAGGGAGGGGTATTTTGGTTCTCCTTGGAGGACGACAAAAAGTTTGAGAATTCTGTCGCTGAACTCGCGTTGCGGCTAGGAATTCTGGCAAATTCATTCGATTTGACATTGTCAAAAATATTGGCATGGATCTCCGGACGGAAAAAGCCCTGGTTGTTGGTTCTTGATGACGTGGACCAGTTAGTCCTCTCTGAGCAAATGCACAAGGTTCTCTCTGGTATGTGGAAAAGGCAAGCAGGTGGTCATGTGCTACTAACAACAAGACGTGAACCAAAAGAAGTTTTCCAGGCTATTGATCTTGAGTCAACGTGCTGTTTTGAAATCTCCGCCCTTCCAAAAAACGATGCAAAGCAATTCCTTATTTCTCGATGTGGTGAAACCGCAGATGAAAGAGAGGAGCAGTTAGATGAACTGCTACAAGAGCTTGGTTGCCTTCCTCTCGCTTTAGAACAAGCTGGTGCCCATATCAAAGCCCTTGAGTGCTCTATCAGTAACTATCTCCAGGAATACAAAGTTCAGCGATTGAATTTGTTATCTCAACATCCGCGTTCCAAACCAGCCTGGGATTTCGAGTCTAAAAGTCGACTGGCAGTGCATACCACATGGCTTATGAACTTTGAATACGTCAAAAGATCGCCTCATGGCCTAATGGCATCACGTTTCATGAACGTGGCAGCGTTTTTAGAACCCACTGAAATCCCTGAAGAGCTTATTGTCCCATCGCTTCTTTCTGTTGATGATCCATCCTGTAAAAACTCGAAGCTTCCTCTGATAAAAAATCACATCGCCGAAATTTTAACTAAGTTCTcactttttcaaagaaaaagtaCAAAATCCCTCAGCTTACATCGTCTCGTTCAGGAGGTTATTCGCAACAGAATGACCGTTGAAGAAGTTGCCTCGTCATTACACGGAGCGGTAAAAATTCTTCATCAATCTTTTCGTGACTGCCCATCACCCGATCAAATCATTTTGGATATTACAAAAAGTGTGAAGAAACAACCCTCCTCTGTTGTGACTAACCCTTCGCGGTTCCACCGTTGGTCAAAGTTAACCAGTCATGCTTCAGAGGTGCAACAACACGTGAAAACCTTTCTTAATCAGCAAGGCATCGGAAGGGAGGTTAAGCTAATGGTTTTGACACCTGAGACTTCTCGCATTGTGTACGAAAACGCAGTGAAGTTGAGTGTCTATGGTCACCAGGAGAAGGCAAAGGAAACGGAACATTTTGCATTTCAAATCATGGATTCTAGCACAAGTACTAACGTGGCCTCAGGTACCGAAGAGGTACGAAAATTGTTTCCACACACTCTGCCTCTTCCCCAATTCATCCAAAAAACTATTCTGTACTCATCTCGACCTCCGATTGAAATCCCGAAATGTGCAAGTTACAAAGAGTATCAGTACGATTTGGAAGATGAGAAGCGTATACGAGGaaacaaatttttcaaagaagGACGTTTCAGTGAAGCAGTCAAGGCGTACACGGAAGCACTTGAGGCAAGTAAGGGAACAAAACATCTTGACCCTCGGCTACTTAACAACCGCGCAACTGCGTATCTCAAACTTGCCAAATACGAAGAATGTCTTCAAGATTCCCAGGAGTACATCAAAACGCTGCCAAACTGTTGGAAAGGATACACAAGGAAGGCTTTAGCTTTAAATGGGCTTGGACAGAAGCGTTCTGCCCGTTGCTGCGCAGCCATTGCATATTATCACGACGCAAGAAGTTGTCGCCTTTATGGGGATTTTATAAGTGTTTTTAAGAATTTGGACGGACACTGGACTGTTGTTGACTCAACAGAAACACTTCACGAGGCTTTAAACGAAAACATGAATTATTTCACAGGAAAAGCcattttattgttaaaagaCAACCACTATGAGATCAGAAAGGACTTTTTTTCAATCCTGGATATGAGTCTTGTTGCAATTAGTAATAATGCGGCCGTTACATTGGCAAGTAATTTACTGTTGGTCACAGgaatttgttattttcaaaACTTAAGCTTTCAGTTGAAGGGCTCTGTTGCTATCCACTCCCATGCAAGTGTCGAATTCGATCATTGCACATTCCACTCCACCTCAACTGACGAGCCAGCAGTTATAGTTAATGGAAAGGCTGTTTTGTTGGAATGCAAAATAAAAGACAGCAAGGGTGGTGGCTTAGTAGTGTGTGGATCTTCCGCATTTGGCACCTTGGTAAAATGTCACGTAAGTGGTAACGGCAGCAAACCAACCCTTTCAGCTGGAATCAAAGTACTGAACCAAGGAAGTCTGGCTGTCCAGGAGTGTCTTATTTATGGAAACACTGAAGGCATCCACGTCGATGGCACTCGGATAGAAGGTGTGTTAGCTAAAGAGGCCCAAGTGACACGTTGTGATATTTATGACAACAGGTACGAGGGTATCATTGTTGCTGGACATCCAGATACGACCTCAGACGTAGTTAATATACAAGAGAACAAAATTTACCACAATGGAGGGTTTGGTGTCCGTGTATCTTTTTGCGCAAATTGCGTGCTTTTTCAGAGGAACATGGTGTTTGAAAACTACTGGTGGGGAGTATGGGTGCAGTGCAATTCTGGTGGCTATTACGAGGGGAATACTATTTGCAACAATAAAATGGGCGGACTAAGAGTGGGCAAACAGAGTCCAGGCAAGCTTTCCTGTGTGATTGAAAACAATGTTATTCATGGAAACTGTGGGCCAGCCTTCCATGAAGGTTTACGCTATTTTGAATTTTATTCTTTTCCAAGTGAGCTGAAACCCCTTTTTATGAATCAGCGTCTCGAAGGACTGAAAAAACTGTATGGACAGGATGAGAGGCAGGATCATTCAGGGGGAGAACTACAAAGTAATGTGGTGATTGATGTTGAGATGTCAATACCAAATGTTGTGAAGTGCAAGTTCATTTCCAGTAatcattgttttcaaaattgCAGAAATCAAAACCAGTTAAAAAGTACAGAATCAAACATATCCTGCGCCTACTGCTTTCGTAGCGACGTTCCCTTAAAAACTTGTCAACGATGCATGACGGCAAAGTATTGCGGAAAAGGGTGCCAGAAACTGCACTGGGAAAGACATAAGTAA